In Desulfosoma sp., the genomic stretch TGGTCTTCCAGAAATTCCCTACCACGATCGGACCTGTATCATCATTTTGGAGATCCCTCAGGCAGGGCGCTTTATTCATATCGGTGTCGTGGTGGACACGGTATCTCATGTGGAAAGTATCAAAGCAGGGCACATTGAAGATGCGCCAGCCTACGGTTTGGGAGCCCCTTTGGAATACATTTCAGGTATGGCTAAACACGGAAACAGCGTGAGAATCCTGCTGAATGTACACCGTCTTTTTTCCGATCAATTAAACGGACTCTCTACGGTGATTCATGAAGTGCGCTCAAAGGCCGCTTGACAGGGCTTTCGGTATGAGACGGCGGCGGCTTTTCCTTTGGTACGGCGCTGGAAAGAGGAGCCGGCTTTATGTGACCTTCAGGGGCCCCTAGAGTCATGTCCTGCACGTTTGAAGAGCAGCTCTTTACAGTCATGTTAGTGATCTCGACGTTTACTAGCTTCCTTCGTCATGTTCGCGGGGGGCCAGGTCGCCTTTGAGGCGGGAGAGGATTTTCCGAAGGGCGACACGAGAAAGGCCGCTTTGCCGAGCGGCCTCGTAGATGTTCCCTCCGGTTGCCTGAAGGAGGTCCCGAACATAGTTTGCAGTAAAACAGGACAAAAGTCGAGCCTTGGCCTTTTTGTAGTAAGGCTGAATCCTTTTCATGGACTGGGAATTTTCCGGAATAGCTCCCGCTTCCACCAGACGTAAAGATTGCAGATCGATCACTTCTCCAGGACAGAACACCGCGAGGCGTCGCATCATGTTTTGAAGTTCACGGACGTTGCCGGGCCACTCTCGGTGTTTGAGCCATTCGATCACTTCAAGAGAGATATACTTTTCCTGCGTTTTCAGCTCATTACATGTTTTTTTCAAAAAATACTGAGCCAGCAGAGGAATGTCTTCAATACGTTCTCTCAGGGGCGGCACCGTGATGGTGAGGACATTCAAGCGGTAGTAGAGGTCTTCTCGAAAAGTGCGCTGAGCGATTTTTTCCTCAAGGTCTTGATTCGTCGAGGTGATGACTCGAACGTTGACCTTTACCACGCGATCGGCTCCCACAGGCTTGATTTCCTGCTCTTGCAGCACGCGTAGCAGTTTGGTTTGCACACTGTGAGGAATATCTCCTATTTCGTCCAGGTGAACGGTACCTCCGTTTGCCTGCAAAAACAGACCTCGTCGAGCCCGATCGGCCCCTGTGAAAGCTCCCTTTTCATGACCGAAAAGCTCACTTTCCAAGAGATTTTCAGGTAATGCCGGGCAGTTTACCGAAAGGAAAGGCTTGGCGGCTCTTGGTGAAAGAATGTGAATAAGCCTTACGACCAACTCTTTACCCGAACCTGACTCCCCTCGCACCAGCACCGGATAATCGTTTCGAGCGACCGCAGCCACCGAGTTCCTCAAACGCACCATACTAGGGCTTTCCCCGATAAGCGTGGTGCCTCCCGCTTCCAAGAGCTCTCGAAGCCTTGCGTTTTCCTTGGTCAACCGGCATCGTTCCAATCCACGGCGCACCACGCACAGAAGATGGTTCTTTTCCACCGGCTTGGTTAAAAAATCATAGGCACCCAGTTTGACGGCTTCCACGGCTGTTTCAATGGCACCATAAGCGGTCAGCACCACAGCCGCCATCTGTGGATACAACTCTAGAGCATGATCCAGCAAGGACATGCCATCCATGCCGGGCATGCGTAGATCCGTGATGAGAAGATCAGCACCGCGCGCTTTGAGCTCGGCCAGCGCTTCATGGCCGTTTGGAAGAGGAAGGCATTCCACATCAGGAAATTCAGCCGTGATGAGCCTGCAGAGTCCGCGGGCGAAGTCCATCTCATCGTCCACCACGAGAATACGAAAGCCCTCTCGCAGCTCTACTGGATTCACGGGGTCCACGGACATTGGGTCACACTCTCTTTCACGGTCGCCTTTCTGGGAATGAAAAGAATGAAACAGGCACCACCC encodes the following:
- a CDS encoding sigma-54 dependent transcriptional regulator; this translates as MSVDPVNPVELREGFRILVVDDEMDFARGLCRLITAEFPDVECLPLPNGHEALAELKARGADLLITDLRMPGMDGMSLLDHALELYPQMAAVVLTAYGAIETAVEAVKLGAYDFLTKPVEKNHLLCVVRRGLERCRLTKENARLRELLEAGGTTLIGESPSMVRLRNSVAAVARNDYPVLVRGESGSGKELVVRLIHILSPRAAKPFLSVNCPALPENLLESELFGHEKGAFTGADRARRGLFLQANGGTVHLDEIGDIPHSVQTKLLRVLQEQEIKPVGADRVVKVNVRVITSTNQDLEEKIAQRTFREDLYYRLNVLTITVPPLRERIEDIPLLAQYFLKKTCNELKTQEKYISLEVIEWLKHREWPGNVRELQNMMRRLAVFCPGEVIDLQSLRLVEAGAIPENSQSMKRIQPYYKKAKARLLSCFTANYVRDLLQATGGNIYEAARQSGLSRVALRKILSRLKGDLAPREHDEGS